The following coding sequences lie in one Myxococcus xanthus genomic window:
- a CDS encoding sensor domain-containing diguanylate cyclase, producing the protein MPLGPDTVGRKLLWSIALPGLLVALLGVGHFWREARVAVQDATQVESLALAEFVASTFTLPQARGAPAHGAVTEVMRSDTRLFRSVEDVRVLTPDGRILWSRRTGEEGTTHPEAARLTAPGPERARSVAQMTEVIRPLGGPECAGCHTSGDVPGASILQLRMAEPALHQELSSVFGAALGSMGLFVVLLALITGLALHFVLTRPLRKLSVAMRRAEAGDLLVRAEARGTDELAQLGAAFNQMLARLTSMKAEEIDTHRDLELVKEKLALKDELEDRLKELSLLFDVARSLNATLELDELLDAVTRLVTERLRIPEFSIMLMNPEGLLEIKHAWPEGRGAEGLTFALGEGACGRAAETRKSVYLPDTADRSSVFARPDLVKGGLNSGALLAAPMVHMETLLGVMNFQRPEVASFSAEEIELLTAVADVVATAVKNARLHAETVKLTMTDPLTGVPNRRHLFQRMELELARANRFGTPLALLMVDVDHFKRINDLAGHRVGDETLRRVCDVLRLRVRKVDTLARYGGEEFVILLPQTNKTEAMEVAEKLRRAVAESVALVQPGLPGNHITVSIGVSHFPSDASAQEELVDCADAALYFSKRTGRNRTTLYEGGMELHPGRERGPHTPTAEPPAVTAAPKPPGGVAKA; encoded by the coding sequence ATGCCCCTGGGTCCCGACACCGTTGGTCGCAAGCTGCTGTGGAGCATCGCCCTGCCCGGGCTGCTCGTGGCACTGCTGGGCGTCGGCCACTTCTGGCGTGAGGCGCGGGTCGCGGTCCAGGACGCCACCCAGGTGGAGTCTCTGGCGCTGGCGGAGTTCGTCGCTTCCACCTTCACCCTTCCGCAGGCGCGCGGGGCTCCGGCCCATGGCGCGGTGACGGAGGTGATGCGCTCCGACACCCGGCTCTTCCGCTCGGTGGAGGACGTCCGGGTGCTGACGCCGGACGGGCGCATCCTCTGGTCCCGCCGCACGGGTGAAGAAGGCACGACGCACCCGGAGGCCGCGCGGCTGACGGCCCCTGGCCCCGAGCGGGCGCGCTCGGTGGCGCAGATGACGGAGGTCATCCGTCCCCTCGGCGGGCCGGAGTGCGCCGGCTGCCACACCTCCGGCGACGTGCCGGGCGCCAGCATCCTGCAGCTGCGCATGGCGGAGCCGGCGCTGCACCAGGAGCTGTCGTCCGTGTTCGGCGCGGCGCTCGGCTCCATGGGCCTGTTCGTGGTGCTGCTGGCGCTCATCACCGGGCTGGCGCTGCACTTCGTCCTCACCCGCCCGCTGCGCAAGCTGAGCGTGGCCATGCGGCGCGCGGAGGCGGGTGACCTGCTGGTGCGCGCAGAGGCACGAGGCACCGACGAGCTCGCGCAGCTGGGCGCGGCCTTCAACCAGATGCTGGCGCGGCTCACCTCCATGAAGGCGGAGGAGATCGACACCCACCGCGACCTGGAGCTGGTGAAGGAGAAGCTGGCCCTCAAGGACGAGTTGGAGGACCGCCTCAAGGAGCTGTCGTTGCTCTTCGACGTGGCGCGCTCGCTCAACGCCACGCTGGAGCTGGATGAGCTGCTGGACGCCGTCACCCGGCTGGTGACGGAGCGCCTGCGCATCCCCGAGTTCTCCATCATGTTGATGAACCCGGAGGGCCTGCTGGAGATCAAGCACGCCTGGCCGGAGGGCCGCGGCGCGGAGGGCCTCACCTTCGCGCTGGGCGAAGGCGCCTGCGGGCGCGCGGCGGAGACGCGCAAGTCGGTGTACCTGCCGGACACGGCGGACCGCTCCAGCGTGTTCGCCAGGCCGGACCTGGTGAAGGGCGGGCTGAACAGCGGCGCGCTGCTGGCGGCGCCCATGGTGCACATGGAGACGCTGCTGGGCGTGATGAACTTCCAGCGCCCCGAGGTGGCCAGCTTCTCCGCGGAGGAAATCGAGCTGCTCACCGCGGTGGCGGACGTGGTGGCCACGGCGGTGAAGAACGCCCGGCTGCACGCGGAGACGGTGAAGCTCACCATGACGGACCCGCTCACCGGCGTGCCCAACCGCCGCCACCTCTTCCAGCGCATGGAGCTGGAGCTGGCACGCGCGAACCGCTTCGGCACCCCGCTGGCGCTGCTCATGGTGGACGTGGACCACTTCAAGCGCATCAACGACCTGGCCGGCCACCGCGTGGGTGACGAGACGCTGCGCCGGGTGTGCGACGTGCTGCGGCTGCGCGTGCGCAAGGTGGACACGCTGGCGCGCTACGGCGGCGAGGAGTTCGTCATCCTCCTGCCCCAGACGAACAAGACGGAGGCCATGGAGGTCGCGGAGAAGCTGCGCCGGGCCGTGGCGGAATCCGTGGCGCTGGTCCAGCCGGGCCTGCCGGGCAACCACATCACGGTGTCCATTGGCGTGTCGCACTTCCCCTCCGATGCCTCCGCCCAGGAAGAGCTGGTGGACTGCGCGGACGCGGCGCTCTACTTCAGCAAGCGCACCGGCCGGAACCGCACCACCTTGTACGAAGGTGGCATGGAGCTGCACCCGGGCCGCGAGCGGGGCCCGCACACGCCCACGGCCGAGCCTCCCGCCGTGACTGCCGCCCCCAAGCCTCCGGGTGGCGTGGCCAAAGCGTAG
- the pgeF gene encoding peptidoglycan editing factor PgeF: MSTEFLTSALLPVPHGFTTRAGGCSEGPYASLNLGFSVGDERSRVEENHRRLAQAAGAPLEALSRVSQVHGDRVVEARSGEGAQGLRPTEGEADGLWTQAPGSWVAVGTADCVPVLLVDPDGRCVAAVHSGWRGTDADISARAVEVLVARGARPERLLAAVGPSIQVCCYEVSEELAQRFSARFGDEVVRWVEGKPRLDLTLAVRQTLVGAGLKLAHVDVLQACTACEPTRFFSHRRDAGRTGRHLNYVVHRF; encoded by the coding sequence ATGTCGACCGAGTTTCTCACCTCCGCGCTGTTGCCGGTGCCGCACGGCTTCACCACCCGCGCTGGCGGTTGTTCGGAGGGGCCCTACGCGTCACTCAACCTGGGTTTCTCCGTGGGCGACGAGCGCTCGCGCGTGGAGGAGAACCACCGCCGCCTGGCACAGGCCGCTGGCGCGCCGCTCGAAGCGCTGAGCCGCGTGTCGCAGGTGCACGGTGATCGCGTGGTGGAGGCCCGGAGCGGGGAGGGGGCCCAGGGGCTGCGCCCCACGGAGGGCGAGGCGGACGGACTGTGGACGCAGGCACCGGGAAGCTGGGTGGCGGTGGGCACGGCGGACTGCGTGCCGGTGCTGCTGGTGGACCCGGACGGGCGCTGCGTGGCGGCGGTGCACTCCGGCTGGCGGGGGACGGACGCGGACATCAGCGCGCGCGCCGTGGAGGTGCTGGTGGCGCGCGGTGCGCGGCCCGAGCGGCTGCTGGCGGCGGTGGGGCCGTCGATACAGGTCTGTTGCTACGAGGTGTCGGAGGAACTGGCGCAGCGCTTCAGCGCGCGCTTCGGGGATGAAGTGGTGCGGTGGGTGGAAGGCAAGCCACGGCTGGACCTGACCCTCGCGGTGCGTCAGACGTTGGTGGGGGCGGGACTCAAGCTGGCCCACGTCGATGTGCTACAGGCCTGTACGGCGTGTGAGCCCACGCGCTTCTTCTCCCACCGGCGGGACGCGGGGCGGACGGGGCGGCACCTCAATTACGTGGTACACCGCTTCTAG
- a CDS encoding tetratricopeptide repeat protein — protein MPARSVIFRLLAAAPLCALGACATTASSDAEVSALRSELRTLRASQERLVERVARLEAHDAVSRAGASSERPPARSIPVKVEASAQESMGATPELAVVKLKPRHEPAPKLPTAVAVMEPDDEQMEMFISPAPDEGPASSASAESAATMVASNEDAGEQQDPDVLDAEFDKAVNMLRTGNVEGGVEKLRRFADENPRHPRADNALYFSGLGQIGLNEFKGAAKTFERLIDKYPAGDAMLDGMLRLAECRMRLNQAADAKVLYTRVVTQFPGTAAATQAEQRLAAIPQ, from the coding sequence GTGCCCGCGCGCTCCGTCATCTTCCGTCTGCTCGCCGCCGCGCCCCTGTGTGCGCTGGGCGCTTGCGCCACCACCGCTTCCTCGGATGCGGAGGTGAGTGCGCTGCGCTCCGAGCTGCGCACGCTGCGCGCGTCCCAGGAACGGCTGGTGGAGCGGGTGGCCCGGCTGGAGGCGCACGACGCCGTGTCGCGCGCGGGGGCTTCGAGTGAGCGCCCGCCCGCGCGTTCCATTCCGGTGAAGGTGGAGGCGTCCGCCCAGGAGTCGATGGGCGCCACGCCGGAGCTGGCGGTGGTGAAGCTCAAGCCGCGCCACGAGCCCGCGCCGAAGCTGCCCACCGCCGTGGCGGTGATGGAGCCGGACGACGAGCAGATGGAGATGTTCATCAGCCCCGCGCCAGACGAAGGGCCCGCCTCGTCGGCGAGCGCCGAGTCGGCCGCGACCATGGTGGCGTCGAACGAGGACGCGGGGGAGCAGCAGGACCCCGACGTGCTCGACGCGGAGTTCGACAAGGCCGTGAACATGCTGCGCACCGGGAACGTGGAGGGCGGGGTGGAGAAGCTGCGCCGCTTCGCCGATGAGAACCCGCGTCACCCGCGCGCCGACAACGCGCTCTATTTCAGCGGGTTGGGCCAGATTGGCCTCAACGAGTTCAAGGGGGCCGCGAAGACGTTCGAGCGGCTCATCGACAAGTATCCCGCCGGGGACGCCATGCTGGACGGCATGCTCCGGCTCGCCGAGTGCCGGATGCGGCTCAACCAGGCCGCGGATGCCAAGGTGCTCTACACCCGCGTCGTCACCCAGTTCCCGGGGACGGCGGCTGCTACCCAGGCGGAACAGCGGCTCGCCGCGATCCCCCAGTGA
- a CDS encoding LysM peptidoglycan-binding domain-containing protein yields MRSRILTSLMLSLAVAPTVYAQQENEEEQDTGGEMDGAEVMDEAPDSARPTSVAIPPGAPRGRESAPGEVHSVESGDTLWDLSQRYLGSPWYWPKVWSYNPEIANPHWIYPGNQVRFFAAGEEVPTQVTEMVVDEGDVTAPMEMASNDQVTVTGKIGFDVASSVPVTTQGFVTQRELDEAGRIEGSPSNAVMLSFPDSVYVRFKRKGDVKVGDRYVVYHTTQAVKHPVNGRQLGFLTDFVGTLRVQRVGDGIVTAQIMDTWDGIERGDLVGPVGERLTERVAPKPNAKQVDGTVITALVPYLTVLGENHSIVVDKGSADGVELGNTFNILRKGDPSRHVLGHDVRKPSKEEQSFPWRSIGACMVTEVKERTSNCLMTRSLEELVPGDRAHMSAGSSPSASR; encoded by the coding sequence ATGCGCTCCCGGATTCTCACCTCGCTGATGTTGAGCCTCGCCGTCGCGCCAACCGTGTACGCCCAGCAGGAGAACGAGGAAGAGCAGGACACGGGCGGTGAGATGGACGGCGCCGAGGTGATGGACGAGGCGCCCGATTCCGCGCGGCCGACCTCCGTGGCCATTCCGCCCGGCGCGCCCCGGGGCCGTGAGAGCGCCCCCGGTGAGGTCCACTCCGTGGAGTCGGGTGACACGCTGTGGGACTTGTCCCAGCGTTACCTGGGCAGCCCCTGGTACTGGCCCAAGGTCTGGTCCTACAACCCGGAGATCGCCAACCCGCACTGGATCTACCCCGGCAACCAGGTGCGCTTCTTCGCCGCGGGCGAGGAGGTCCCCACCCAGGTGACGGAGATGGTGGTGGACGAGGGCGACGTGACGGCCCCCATGGAGATGGCCTCCAACGACCAGGTCACCGTGACGGGCAAGATTGGCTTCGACGTGGCCAGCTCCGTCCCCGTGACGACGCAGGGTTTCGTCACCCAGCGAGAGCTGGACGAGGCCGGCCGCATCGAGGGTTCGCCCTCCAACGCGGTGATGCTCTCCTTCCCGGACAGCGTCTACGTGCGCTTCAAGCGGAAGGGTGACGTGAAGGTGGGGGACCGCTACGTCGTCTACCACACCACCCAGGCCGTGAAGCACCCGGTGAACGGGCGTCAGCTGGGCTTCCTCACCGACTTCGTGGGCACCCTGCGCGTGCAGCGCGTGGGCGACGGCATCGTCACCGCGCAGATCATGGACACCTGGGACGGCATCGAGCGTGGCGACCTGGTGGGCCCCGTGGGTGAGCGCCTCACCGAGCGCGTGGCGCCGAAGCCAAACGCGAAGCAGGTGGACGGCACCGTCATCACCGCGCTGGTGCCGTACCTCACGGTGCTGGGTGAGAACCACAGCATCGTCGTGGACAAGGGCAGCGCGGACGGCGTGGAGCTGGGCAACACCTTCAACATCCTCCGCAAGGGCGACCCGTCCCGCCACGTGCTGGGCCACGACGTGCGCAAGCCGTCCAAGGAGGAGCAGTCCTTCCCCTGGCGGAGCATCGGCGCGTGCATGGTGACCGAGGTCAAGGAGCGCACCTCCAACTGCCTCATGACCCGCTCCCTGGAGGAACTGGTCCCCGGCGACCGCGCCCACATGTCCGCGGGCTCGTCGCCCTCGGCCAGCCGCTGA
- a CDS encoding DNA-processing protein DprA, with product MADAETDSLTAEQQACLALWAVPGLGPRTLVALRAFADGSLAPLAATPVRDWVSQAPVSSQVRRKLASVERLAPVAWRVWDACRTSGMKVAFQGQAAYPERLAEVVDAPPVLFYRGVPGLPRRRLAMVGSRHPDQGFLPFARRFARQVAESGVGVVSGAAAGVDRACHWGALEAGGETWAFLGSALDALDTAQARLLPHFLDRGGVFFSELPPGVRASTTTFPRRNRLISGASDAVLVLRAGKDSGSLYTAEAGRAQGRPVFAMPGDVRQEEAAGCNALLRDGEAAVCLGPDDVWRVLKVDPLAAVPPGTMGSWEDLSVEAKGAFAMLDRVPRSFDEVLVGSTFSPAALASALVELELTGLVIQHPGRLYERI from the coding sequence ATGGCGGACGCTGAGACGGACAGCCTCACGGCGGAGCAGCAGGCATGCCTCGCACTCTGGGCCGTTCCCGGCCTGGGGCCGAGGACGCTGGTCGCCCTGCGTGCGTTCGCGGACGGAAGCCTCGCGCCGCTCGCCGCGACTCCGGTGCGAGACTGGGTGTCCCAGGCGCCGGTTTCCTCACAGGTTCGTCGCAAGCTCGCCTCCGTGGAGCGCCTGGCGCCGGTGGCGTGGCGGGTGTGGGACGCCTGCCGGACGTCGGGCATGAAGGTGGCGTTCCAGGGGCAGGCGGCCTATCCAGAGCGGCTGGCGGAGGTGGTGGATGCGCCGCCGGTGCTCTTCTACCGGGGCGTGCCGGGGCTGCCGCGGCGCCGGCTGGCCATGGTAGGCAGCCGTCATCCGGATCAGGGCTTCCTGCCGTTCGCGCGGCGCTTCGCCCGGCAGGTGGCGGAGTCGGGCGTGGGGGTGGTGTCAGGGGCGGCGGCGGGGGTGGACCGGGCCTGTCACTGGGGCGCGCTGGAGGCGGGGGGAGAGACGTGGGCCTTCCTGGGGTCCGCCCTGGATGCACTCGACACGGCGCAAGCCCGCCTGCTTCCTCATTTCCTGGACCGAGGGGGCGTGTTCTTCAGCGAGCTGCCTCCCGGCGTCCGGGCAAGCACCACGACGTTTCCCCGGCGCAACCGGCTCATCTCCGGGGCATCCGACGCAGTCTTGGTGCTGAGGGCGGGGAAGGATTCGGGGAGCCTGTACACGGCGGAGGCGGGGCGGGCGCAGGGGCGGCCGGTGTTCGCGATGCCCGGTGACGTACGCCAGGAGGAGGCGGCCGGCTGCAACGCATTGCTGCGGGACGGGGAGGCGGCGGTGTGCCTGGGCCCGGATGATGTGTGGAGGGTGCTGAAAGTCGACCCTCTGGCGGCGGTTCCTCCTGGGACGATGGGCTCCTGGGAGGACCTCTCCGTGGAAGCGAAGGGGGCCTTCGCGATGTTGGACCGGGTTCCCCGGAGCTTCGACGAGGTGCTGGTCGGCAGCACCTTCTCACCGGCGGCGCTCGCCAGCGCGCTGGTGGAGCTGGAATTGACGGGGCTGGTCATCCAGCACCCCGGAAGGCTGTACGAAAGAATCTAG
- the topA gene encoding type I DNA topoisomerase translates to MATRTKKKVEETEAAEVKAPAKKAAAKKKPAAKKKTAAKKKTAARRRTKKGDEDELPTVEADAEEEVTPRGKGPHYLVVVESPAKAKTIKKYLGSGYTVKASVGHVKDLPKSKMGVDVEHDFRPEYTVIKGKEKVLNELKKMAKSADRVFLATDPDREGEAIAWHIKEELAHPDALRVTFNEITKKAIQEAIAQPRQLNQDNYDSQQTRRILDRLVGYQISPLLWKKVRRGLSAGRVQSVAVRLIVEREDEIKAFVPEEYWTLDALLEGPAGPPPFKAKLSKLDGKKVELKERVFTESLVAELQTASFVVAKVDRRERRRNAPAPFITSKLQQEAANRLSFTAKKTMTLAQRLYEGVPLGDEGQTALITYMRTDSTRLSDDAVTQVREFIGGKYGKDFLPDEPMVYRSKKSAQDAHEAIRPTSLEYPPERVKSFFEAMGEEDMYRLYELIWNRFVACQMKPAVYDQTSADIAAGRATFRASGSTLKFAGYLAVYGAGLTPEEEAEKEKAKAAGDENAEGADAVGDLPVLNDGDALNLQKLLHEQHFTQPPPRFSEATLVKELEERGIGRPSTYAAILSTIQDKKYVEKLEGRFRPTDLGNMTNEMLVKHFPHELDVTFTATMEEKLDQISEGGANWKSVLHDFYGPFKETLEKAEAEMRDVKREEIKTDIPCEKCGNLFVIKFGKMGHFLACSNYPDCKNTKDFKRDAEGKIVMVEEETTDEICEKCGKPMVIKRGRFGRFLACSGYPDCKTSKPISIGVSCPECKEGYLTERRSGRGKIFFGCNRYPDCKFAAWDRPLAEPCPTCASPYLLQKFSKRDGPYVACPNKECDYRREITEQPGGPGGSPEASSAA, encoded by the coding sequence ATGGCCACGCGGACGAAGAAGAAGGTGGAAGAGACTGAGGCGGCCGAGGTGAAGGCGCCCGCCAAGAAGGCCGCCGCCAAGAAGAAGCCTGCGGCCAAGAAGAAGACCGCCGCCAAGAAGAAGACGGCGGCCCGCCGCCGCACCAAGAAGGGCGACGAGGACGAACTCCCCACCGTGGAAGCAGACGCGGAGGAGGAGGTCACGCCCCGTGGCAAGGGCCCGCACTACCTGGTCGTCGTGGAGTCTCCCGCCAAGGCGAAGACCATCAAGAAGTACCTGGGCTCCGGCTACACGGTGAAGGCCTCCGTGGGCCACGTGAAGGACCTGCCCAAGAGCAAGATGGGCGTCGACGTGGAGCACGACTTCCGGCCCGAGTACACGGTCATCAAGGGCAAGGAGAAGGTCCTCAACGAGCTCAAGAAGATGGCGAAGTCGGCCGACCGCGTCTTCCTGGCCACGGACCCCGACCGCGAGGGCGAGGCGATTGCCTGGCACATCAAGGAGGAGCTGGCGCATCCCGACGCGCTCCGGGTGACCTTCAACGAAATCACCAAGAAGGCCATCCAGGAAGCCATCGCCCAGCCGCGCCAGCTCAACCAGGACAACTACGACTCGCAGCAGACGCGCCGCATCCTCGACCGGCTGGTGGGGTATCAAATCTCCCCGCTGCTCTGGAAGAAGGTGCGCCGAGGCCTGTCCGCCGGCCGCGTGCAGTCCGTGGCGGTGCGCCTCATCGTGGAGCGCGAGGACGAAATCAAGGCCTTCGTCCCCGAGGAGTATTGGACGCTGGACGCGCTGCTGGAGGGACCCGCGGGCCCGCCGCCGTTCAAGGCCAAGCTGTCCAAGCTGGACGGCAAGAAGGTGGAGCTGAAGGAGCGCGTCTTCACGGAGAGCCTGGTCGCCGAGCTCCAGACGGCCAGCTTCGTGGTGGCGAAGGTGGACCGCCGCGAGCGCCGCCGCAACGCGCCCGCGCCGTTCATCACCTCCAAGCTCCAGCAGGAGGCGGCGAACCGGCTGTCCTTCACCGCGAAGAAGACGATGACGCTGGCGCAGCGCCTCTACGAAGGTGTGCCGCTGGGTGACGAGGGCCAGACGGCGCTCATCACATACATGCGTACGGACTCCACCCGTCTGTCCGACGACGCGGTGACGCAGGTGCGCGAGTTCATCGGCGGCAAGTACGGCAAGGACTTCCTGCCCGACGAGCCCATGGTGTACCGCAGCAAGAAGAGCGCCCAGGACGCGCACGAGGCCATCCGGCCCACGTCGCTGGAGTACCCGCCGGAGCGGGTGAAGTCCTTCTTCGAGGCCATGGGCGAGGAGGACATGTACCGCCTCTACGAGCTCATCTGGAACCGCTTCGTCGCGTGTCAGATGAAGCCCGCCGTCTATGACCAGACCAGCGCGGACATCGCCGCGGGCCGGGCCACCTTCCGCGCCTCCGGCAGCACGCTGAAGTTCGCCGGCTACCTGGCGGTGTACGGCGCTGGCCTGACGCCGGAGGAAGAGGCGGAGAAGGAGAAGGCCAAGGCCGCAGGTGACGAGAACGCCGAGGGCGCCGACGCCGTGGGCGACCTGCCGGTGCTCAACGACGGTGACGCGCTGAACCTCCAGAAGCTGCTCCACGAGCAGCACTTCACCCAGCCGCCCCCGCGCTTCAGCGAGGCCACGCTGGTGAAGGAGCTGGAAGAGCGCGGCATCGGCCGTCCGTCCACCTACGCGGCCATTCTCTCCACCATCCAGGACAAGAAGTACGTGGAGAAGCTGGAGGGGCGCTTCCGGCCCACGGACCTGGGGAACATGACCAACGAGATGCTGGTCAAGCACTTCCCCCACGAACTGGACGTCACCTTCACGGCGACCATGGAGGAGAAGCTCGACCAGATCTCCGAGGGCGGCGCCAACTGGAAGTCCGTGCTGCACGACTTCTACGGGCCCTTCAAGGAGACGCTCGAGAAGGCCGAAGCGGAGATGCGCGACGTCAAGCGGGAGGAGATCAAGACGGACATCCCCTGCGAGAAGTGCGGCAACCTCTTCGTCATCAAGTTCGGGAAGATGGGGCACTTCCTCGCGTGCTCGAACTACCCGGACTGCAAGAACACGAAGGACTTCAAGCGCGACGCCGAGGGCAAGATCGTCATGGTGGAGGAGGAGACCACCGACGAGATTTGCGAGAAGTGCGGCAAGCCCATGGTCATCAAGCGGGGTCGCTTCGGGCGCTTCCTGGCCTGTTCGGGCTACCCGGACTGCAAGACGTCCAAGCCCATCTCCATCGGCGTGTCGTGTCCGGAGTGCAAGGAGGGCTACCTGACGGAGCGCCGCAGTGGCCGCGGGAAGATCTTCTTCGGCTGCAACCGCTACCCGGACTGCAAGTTCGCCGCCTGGGACCGGCCGCTGGCCGAGCCGTGCCCCACCTGCGCGTCGCCCTATCTGCTCCAGAAGTTCTCCAAGCGGGACGGCCCGTACGTGGCGTGCCCCAACAAGGAGTGCGACTACCGGCGCGAAATCACCGAGCAGCCCGGGGGCCCGGGTGGGTCACCCGAAGCCTCCTCGGCTGCTTGA
- a CDS encoding MotA/TolQ/ExbB proton channel family protein, whose translation MIPSVSELLLDVTLAATEGGKLGVTDSVIKFFKDGGPFMFVNLFWLACSLAVALERIVTLVFRYNLNAPPFMEQIAKLVRSGNLDRAVKVCAMAPNAPLAKVVRAGLVNANRGEIEVSKAVEEAIVEHSPNVSKRIPWLWSLANIATLVGLVGTIFGLIGTFQALGNVPAEQKQVLLSDGISKAMNNTAFALSIAVICIIFHLFLTSYAKSMVEGLELNALKLENLLSRRGSVDPATTELEARAS comes from the coding sequence ATGATTCCCTCGGTAAGCGAGCTGCTGCTGGACGTGACCCTCGCGGCCACGGAAGGGGGCAAGCTGGGCGTCACGGACTCCGTCATCAAGTTCTTCAAGGATGGCGGACCGTTCATGTTCGTGAACCTGTTCTGGCTGGCGTGCTCGCTGGCGGTCGCGCTGGAGCGCATCGTCACCCTGGTGTTCCGCTACAACCTCAACGCGCCGCCTTTCATGGAGCAGATCGCCAAGCTGGTGCGCAGCGGCAACCTGGACCGCGCCGTGAAGGTGTGCGCCATGGCGCCCAACGCGCCGCTGGCCAAGGTGGTCCGCGCGGGCCTGGTGAACGCCAACCGCGGTGAGATTGAGGTCTCCAAGGCGGTGGAAGAGGCCATCGTCGAGCACAGCCCGAACGTGTCCAAGCGCATCCCCTGGCTGTGGTCGCTGGCGAACATCGCCACGCTGGTGGGGTTGGTGGGCACCATCTTCGGCCTCATCGGCACCTTCCAGGCGCTGGGCAACGTGCCGGCGGAGCAGAAGCAGGTGCTGCTGTCGGACGGCATCTCCAAGGCGATGAACAACACCGCCTTCGCGCTCTCCATCGCCGTCATCTGCATCATCTTCCACCTGTTCCTCACGTCGTACGCGAAGAGCATGGTGGAGGGGCTGGAGCTCAACGCGCTCAAGCTGGAGAACCTCCTGTCGCGCCGCGGTTCCGTGGACCCGGCCACCACGGAGCTCGAGGCGCGCGCGTCGTAG
- a CDS encoding ExbD/TolR family protein — protein sequence MAFHYSRRKLKVREEEEAGELNIVPYLDILMNLIIFMLLSITGLATFGIINVNAPAYGAPTTGMAQENPDDAPKLTLSVLISKKGHFVSSENAILGEAGTPTIPVKADGAHDFSALNAKMVEIKSAFPKETKVIVGADPDVPYETLTQTLDAIRETQGRERRLLFPDVTLGAI from the coding sequence ATGGCGTTCCACTACTCCCGGCGCAAGCTGAAGGTTCGTGAGGAAGAAGAGGCGGGCGAGCTGAACATCGTCCCGTACCTCGACATCCTCATGAACCTCATCATCTTCATGCTGCTGTCCATCACCGGCCTGGCGACGTTCGGCATCATCAACGTCAACGCCCCCGCCTACGGTGCGCCGACGACGGGCATGGCCCAGGAGAACCCGGACGATGCGCCGAAGCTGACGCTGTCCGTGCTCATCTCCAAGAAGGGGCACTTCGTCAGCAGCGAGAACGCCATCCTCGGGGAGGCGGGTACGCCCACCATCCCCGTGAAGGCGGACGGCGCGCACGACTTCTCCGCGCTCAACGCGAAGATGGTGGAGATCAAGTCCGCCTTCCCCAAGGAGACGAAGGTCATCGTGGGCGCGGACCCGGACGTCCCCTACGAGACGCTGACGCAGACGCTGGACGCCATCCGTGAGACGCAGGGCCGCGAGCGCCGGCTGCTGTTCCCGGACGTCACCCTGGGAGCCATCTGA